From a region of the Impatiens glandulifera chromosome 4, dImpGla2.1, whole genome shotgun sequence genome:
- the LOC124933942 gene encoding delta-1-pyrroline-5-carboxylate dehydrogenase 12A1, mitochondrial — MYRVRVLRQITARATQGTLNRCVHSLQFASIEDAEGISASRPAKVQNLVQGEWIESSRWNTLVDPLNGEPFIKVSEVDQTELEPFVESLSKCPKHGLHNPFKAPERYLMLGDVSTRAAHMLSLPKVSDFFTRLIQRVAPKSYSQALGEVFVTQKFFENFSGDQVRFLARSFAIPGNYLGQQSHGFRWPYGPVAIITPFNFPLEIPVLQLMGALYMGNKVVLKVDSKVCIVMEQMLRLLHECGLPKEDVDFINSDGSTMNKLLLEAKPRMTLFTGSSKVAEKLALDLKGRIKLEDAGFDWKILGPDVQEVDYVAWVCDQDAYACSGQKCSAQSMLFMHENWSKSSFLDRISELASRRKLEDLTIGPVLTFTTESMMEHVNSLLRIPGSKLLIGGKPLENHTIPKVYGAIKPTAVFVPLEEILKDENFELVTKEIFGPFQIITQYKDHQLQMVLDALERMHAHLTAAVVSNDPIFLQEVIGKSVNGTTYAGLRARTTGAPQNHWFGPAGDPRGAGIGTPEAIKLVWSCHREIIYDVGPVPRGWETPPST; from the exons ATGTGTTCATTCCTTACAATTTGCATCTATAGAAGATGCTGAAGGGATATCAGCTTCCAGACCAGCTAAAGTACAAAACCTAG TGCAGGGAGAATGGATAGAATCCTCAAGGTGGAATACACTTGTAGATCCTTTAAATGGTGAACCATTTATTAAAGTTTCTGAAGTAGATCAAACAGAATTAGAG CCATTTGTGGAGAGCTTGTCCAAGTGTCCTAAACATGGGTTACACAATCCATTCAAGGCACCTGAAAG ATATCTTATGCTTGGGGATGTCTCTACCAGGGCAGCTCATATGCTTTCTTTGCCTAAG GTTTCAGATTTCTTCACCAGGTTGATACAAAGGGTAGCTCCAAAGAGCTACAGCCAGGCACTTGGTGAAGTTTTTGTAACACAAAAGTTTTTCGAGAATTTCTCAGGTGATCAG GTCCGTTTCCTGGCAAGGTCTTTTGCAATACCAGGGAATTATCTAGGGCAGCAAAGTCATGGTTTTCGTTGGCCTTATGGTCCA GTGGCGATAATTACTCCCTTCAACTTTCCTCTTGAAATTCCGGTGCTTCAGTTGATGGGAGCACTATATATGGGGAATAAAGTTGTTCTTAAAGTCGATAGCAAG GTATGTATCGTCATGGAACAAATGCTACGTTTGCTCCATGAATGCGGGCTTCCTAAAGAAGATGTTGACTTCATTAATTCTGATGGGAGTACGATGAACAAACTCTTGCTAGAG GCAAAACCTCGCATGACTCTCTTCACGGGAAGCTCAAAGGTTGCAGAAAAGTTGGCTTTGGATTTGAAGGGACGAATCAAATTGGAAGATGCTGGATTTGATTGGAAGATATTGGGACCTGATGTGCAGGAG GTGGATTATGTTGCCTGGGTCTGCGATCAAGATGCATATGCATGCAGTGGCCAAAAATGCTCTGCCCAGTCTATGCTGTTTATGCATGAA AACTGGTCGAAAAGTTCATTCTTGGATCGAATAAGTGAGCTTGCTTCAAGAAGGAAGCTGGAAGACTTAACCATAGGCCCTGTCCTTACT TTCACCACGGAGTCAATGATGGAGCACGTGAATAGTTTACTCCGGATTCCAGGATCTAAACTTCTTATTGGAGGCAAGCCTTTGGAAAACCACACCATTCCTAAAGTATATGGTGCTATAAAACCAACTGCCGTGTTTGTTCCCCTCGAAGAAATACTGAAGGATGAGAACTTTGAACTTGTTACCAAAGAGATTTTTGGACCATTCCAG ATAATTACCCAGTATAAAGATCATCAACTACAAATGGTTTTGGATGCTCTTGAAAGGATGCATGCACATTTAACAGCTGCTGTCGTGTCGAATGATCCAATATTTTTGCAG GAGGTTATTGGGAAATCGGTTAATGGAACAACCTATGCTGGACTTAGAGCAAGAACTACGGGTGCACCACAAAATCATTG GTTTGGACCGGCTGGAGATCCACGGGGTGCAGGAATAGGGACTCCAGAAGCAATAAAGCTTGTTTGGTCGTGTCATCGAGAAATCATATACGATGTGGGTCCGGTTCCACGGGGCTGGGAAACTCCTCCTTCGACTTGA
- the LOC124934454 gene encoding protein NRT1/ PTR FAMILY 4.7-like, with translation MAVDTSSEILRYVNWKNEPAVPDRHGGILAASFVLVVEVLENLAYLANASNLVLYLTRFMGFSPSGAANTVTNFMGTAFILALLGGFLCDAFFTSYYIYLASAVIEFLGLLILTVQAHAPSLRPSSGLEKHTLLFGGLYLVALGVGGIKGSLPPHGAEQFDENTTKGRKQRSTFFNYYIFSLACGALIAVTFVVWIEDNKGWQWGFGIATASILISIPVFLLGSPLYKIKKPSGSPITTIVKVLFAAIYNSCRSRKASKAVVNMSFTSPSLETETNNDETSSRHLKILTRAMENQHQHSLISCTLKEVEEVSIVLKILPIFMSTIMLNCCLAQLSTFSIQQASTMNTMIGSFKVPPASLPIFPVIFIMALAPIYNHVIVPLSRKLTKTETGITHLQRIGTGLFLSIMAMAIAARVEMKRKRVAETSDTKTPLPITFLWISLQYLFLGSADLFSLAGMMEFFFTEAPFSMRSLATSLSWASLAMGYYLSSALVSAVNGVTSWLEGSDLNHYHLERFYWLMCILSVLNFFHYLLWACRYKYRLSSSINTKPSMEPIISMTTP, from the exons atg GCTGTAGATACATCATCAGAGATATTGAGATACGTAAATTGGAAGAATGAACCGGCTGTGCCAGACCGGCATGGTGGCATCTTAGCTGCCTCATTTGTCCTAG TTGTGGAGGTGCTCGAGAACTTGGCTTACTTAGCAAATGCGAGCAATCTTGTTCTATATTTGACCAGATTTATGGGATTTTCTCCATCGGGCGCTGCCAATACAGTCACCAACTTCATGGGCACCGCCTTCATTTTAGCTCTACTTGGCGGTTTTTTATGTGACGCTTTCTTCACTAGCTATTACATCTACCTCGCAAGCGCTGTAATTGAATTTCTC GGTCTGCTAATACTCACGGTTCAAGCTCATGCGCCATCTCTCCGACCATCATCCGGTTTGGAAAAACATACTCTGCTTTTCGGAGGCTTATATCTAGTGGCCCTCGGAGTTGGCGGCATAAAAGGTTCGCTTCCACCTCATGGAGCCGAACAATTTGATGAGAACACTACCAAAGGGAGAAAACAACGTTCAACTTTTTTCAACTACTACATATTCTCCCTTGCATGTGGGGCTCTCATCGCGGTCACTTTCGTTGTATGGATTGAAGACAATAAAGGTTGGCAATGGGGCTTCGGCATAGCCACTGCATCGATACTTATCTCCATTCCGGTTTTTCTTCTTGGCTCGCCGTTGTATAAGATTAAAAAACCATCCGGAAGCCCTATCACAACCATCGTTaag GTTTTGTTTGCTGCGATTTACAACTCTTGTAGATCAAGAAAAGCGAGCAAGGCAGTTGTGAACATGTCATTTACGAGTCCATCCCTCGAGACCGAAACCAACAACGACGAGACTTCATCACGACATCTAAAAATCCTTACAAGAGCTATGGAAAACCAACACCAACATTCTTTGATCTCTTGCACACTAAAAGAAGTCGAGGAAGTAAGCATAGTTCTCAAAATCCTCCCCATTTTCATGTCAACCATCATGCTCAATTGTTGTCTAGCTCAACTCTCCACCTTCTCAATCCAACAAGCAAGCACCATGAACACAATGATTGGTTCCTTCAAAGTCCCACCGGCTTCTCTCCCCATATTCCCCGTGATCTTCATCATGGCCCTCGCTCCCATCTACAACCACGTGATAGTTCCTCTTTCGAGAAAACTTACCAAAACCGAAACGGGCATTACTCATTTACAAAGAATTGGAACCGGTTTATTCCTTTCCATCATGGCCATGGCTATCGCGGCTCGAGTGGAGATGAAGAGAAAAAGGGTGGCGGAAACATCCGACACTAAAACTCCTCTTCCAATAACATTCCTTTGGATTTCACTTCAATACTTGTTCCTTGGATCGGCTGATCTATTTAGCTTGGCTGGAATGATGGAGTTTTTCTTCACCGAGGCTCCTTTTAGCATGAGATCTTTAGCCACGTCTCTATCATGGGCATCATTGGCTATGGGTTACTATTTGAGCTCGGCCCTTGTTTCGGCAGTCAATGGAGTAACTTCTTGGCTTGAAGGAAGTGATTTGAATCATTATCATCTTGAGAGGTTTTATTGGTTGATGTGCATATTAAGTGTGTTGAATTTCTTCCATTATCTTCTTTGGGCGTGCCgatataaatatagattatcCAGCTCGATCAACACTAAACCTTCAATGGAACCCATAATAAGTATGACGACGCCGTAA